The following proteins come from a genomic window of Nostoc sp. ATCC 53789:
- a CDS encoding acetolactate synthase large subunit: protein MNTAELLVQCLENEGVQYIFGLPGEENLHVLEALKHSSIKFITTRHEQGAAFMADVYGRLTGKAGVCLSTLGPGATNLMTGVADANLDGAPLVAITGQVGTDRMHIESHQYLDLVAMFAPVTKWNKQIVRPSITPEVVRKAFKRSQSEKPGAVHIDLPENIAAMPVEGKPLRKDNSEKTYASFASIRAAAAAICQAVNPLILVGNGAIRAHASDAVTQFATLLNIPVANTFMGKGVIPYTHQLALWSVGLQQRDFITCGFDNTDLVIAIGYDLIEFSPKKWNRNGEIPIVHIGVSPAEIDSSYIPNAEVVGDISDSLYEILKLADRQGKPDPFAISLRSDIRADYEQYAHDDGFPIKPQKLIYDLRQVMGPDDIVISDVGAHKMWMARHYHCHSPNTCIISNGFAAMGIAIPGALAAKLVHPKRKVVAVTGDGGFMMNSQELETALRVGTPFVTIIFNDGGYGLIEWKQENQFGKGNSSFVHFSNPDFVKYAESMGLKGYRVESALDLIPTLKEALAQDVPAVIDCPVDYRENHRFSQKAGELSCAV, encoded by the coding sequence ATGAATACAGCAGAATTATTGGTGCAGTGCCTAGAAAATGAAGGAGTGCAATATATTTTTGGACTCCCTGGCGAAGAAAACCTGCATGTTTTGGAAGCGCTAAAACATTCTTCGATTAAATTTATTACAACTCGTCATGAACAGGGTGCAGCATTCATGGCCGATGTCTACGGACGTTTAACAGGAAAAGCAGGGGTGTGTCTTTCTACTCTTGGCCCTGGGGCAACCAACTTGATGACTGGGGTAGCAGATGCTAACCTCGATGGTGCGCCTTTAGTGGCAATTACTGGTCAAGTGGGAACAGATAGAATGCACATCGAATCCCATCAATATTTAGATTTGGTGGCAATGTTTGCACCTGTTACCAAGTGGAATAAGCAGATTGTGCGACCGAGTATTACACCAGAAGTAGTACGGAAAGCATTTAAGCGATCGCAATCCGAAAAACCCGGTGCAGTTCACATCGATTTACCAGAAAATATTGCTGCTATGCCTGTCGAAGGCAAACCTTTGCGTAAGGATAATAGCGAAAAAACTTATGCATCTTTTGCTAGCATTCGGGCAGCAGCAGCCGCAATTTGCCAAGCAGTTAACCCATTAATATTAGTTGGAAATGGGGCAATTCGCGCTCATGCCAGTGATGCCGTAACGCAATTTGCAACTTTGCTGAATATACCTGTTGCTAATACCTTCATGGGTAAAGGTGTGATTCCCTACACACATCAATTGGCTTTGTGGTCAGTGGGATTACAGCAAAGAGACTTCATTACCTGCGGTTTTGATAACACAGATTTAGTAATTGCGATCGGCTATGATTTGATTGAGTTTTCCCCCAAAAAATGGAATCGGAATGGTGAAATTCCGATTGTGCATATTGGGGTAAGTCCGGCGGAAATTGATAGTAGTTATATTCCTAACGCCGAAGTCGTGGGAGATATTTCAGATTCCCTCTATGAAATTCTAAAATTAGCAGACAGACAAGGTAAACCCGATCCTTTTGCTATCAGCTTAAGGTCAGATATTCGGGCTGATTATGAACAGTATGCCCATGATGACGGATTTCCGATTAAGCCACAAAAGTTAATTTATGACTTACGGCAAGTGATGGGCCCAGATGATATCGTTATCTCTGATGTTGGCGCACATAAGATGTGGATGGCCCGTCATTATCATTGCCATAGCCCCAATACTTGCATAATTTCCAACGGTTTCGCGGCTATGGGTATTGCCATTCCTGGCGCTTTAGCAGCAAAACTCGTTCATCCTAAACGCAAAGTTGTTGCTGTAACAGGCGATGGCGGCTTTATGATGAATTCTCAAGAATTAGAAACAGCCTTACGTGTAGGTACGCCTTTTGTCACCATAATTTTCAATGATGGTGGCTATGGATTAATTGAGTGGAAGCAAGAAAATCAATTTGGCAAAGGAAACTCATCTTTTGTGCATTTTAGCAATCCTGATTTTGTTAAATACGCTGAAAGTATGGGTTTAAAAGGCTACCGAGTTGAATCGGCTTTAGATTTGATTCCCACTTTGAAAGAAGCCCTCGCTCAAGATGTACCCGCCGTGATAGATTGTCCCGTAGATTATCGGGAGAATCACCGCTTTAGTCAAAAAGCCGGCGAGTTGAGTTGTGCGGTGTAA
- a CDS encoding NAD-dependent succinate-semialdehyde dehydrogenase gives MAIATINPATGETLKTFEALNDTEIFAKLDLANQTFEKYRQTDFSERSQWLQKAADILEQDKAEFAKLMTLEMGKPFKAAIAEVEKCAAVCRYYAEHAPAFLADVSVKTDASQSFVRYQPMGAILAVMPWNFPFWQVFRFAAPALMAGNVGLLKHASNVPQCALAIEDIIRRAGFPEGAFQTLLIGAAKVADLIADDRVKAATLTGSEPAGISLAVAAGKQIKKTVLELGGSDPFIVLESADLETAVVTATTARMLNNGQSCIAAKRFIVAEAIADQFEKLLLEKFEALKVGDPMQPDTDLGPLATPGILQDLDQQVQAATKSGGKVLTGGHPLSDRPGNFYPPTIIIDIPPDTPIAKEEFFGPVALLFRVPDIDAAIKLANDSPFGLGASAWTTNDQECDRLVEEIEAGAVFINSMVKSDPRLPFGGTKRSGYGRELSIQGIHEFVNVKTVWVK, from the coding sequence ATGGCGATCGCTACCATCAATCCCGCCACTGGGGAGACGCTCAAAACTTTTGAGGCGCTCAATGATACAGAAATTTTTGCTAAACTCGATTTGGCAAATCAGACTTTTGAAAAGTATCGTCAGACTGATTTTTCTGAACGATCGCAATGGCTACAAAAGGCTGCTGATATTTTAGAGCAAGACAAAGCAGAATTTGCTAAGTTAATGACTCTAGAAATGGGTAAGCCATTTAAAGCTGCGATCGCAGAAGTCGAAAAATGCGCCGCCGTCTGTCGCTACTATGCTGAACACGCCCCGGCTTTTTTGGCTGATGTCAGTGTAAAAACTGATGCCAGCCAGAGTTTTGTACGTTATCAACCAATGGGTGCAATTCTCGCGGTGATGCCGTGGAATTTCCCCTTTTGGCAAGTGTTCCGCTTTGCTGCACCAGCATTAATGGCGGGAAATGTCGGCTTACTCAAACACGCTTCCAACGTGCCGCAGTGCGCCTTGGCAATTGAAGATATTATCCGACGCGCGGGTTTTCCTGAAGGTGCGTTTCAAACTCTATTAATAGGCGCTGCCAAAGTTGCCGATTTAATAGCTGATGACCGCGTAAAAGCTGCCACCTTAACTGGAAGCGAACCAGCAGGTATATCCCTCGCTGTCGCCGCCGGCAAACAAATTAAAAAAACCGTTTTGGAATTGGGAGGAAGCGATCCATTTATTGTGTTAGAAAGTGCTGACTTAGAGACAGCAGTTGTCACAGCTACTACAGCACGGATGTTGAATAACGGGCAATCATGTATTGCAGCGAAACGTTTTATTGTCGCAGAAGCGATCGCAGATCAATTTGAAAAATTGCTTTTAGAAAAATTCGAGGCGCTAAAAGTAGGCGATCCTATGCAACCGGATACCGATTTAGGCCCACTGGCAACACCTGGTATTCTCCAGGATTTAGATCAACAAGTGCAAGCTGCTACCAAAAGTGGTGGTAAAGTCCTCACCGGCGGACATCCTTTATCAGATCGTCCAGGGAACTTTTATCCGCCAACGATTATCATAGATATCCCGCCTGACACACCAATTGCAAAAGAAGAATTCTTTGGCCCAGTAGCCTTGTTATTCCGGGTTCCTGATATCGATGCTGCCATTAAACTCGCTAATGACAGTCCCTTTGGATTAGGTGCAAGCGCTTGGACAACGAATGACCAAGAATGCGATCGCTTGGTTGAGGAAATCGAAGCAGGTGCAGTATTTATCAACAGTATGGTCAAATCCGATCCTCGGTTGCCCTTTGGTGGTACTAAGCGTTCTGGATATGGCAGAGAATTGAGCATCCAAGGTATACATGAGTTTGTCAATGTGAAAACCGTGTGGGTTAAATGA
- a CDS encoding adenylate/guanylate cyclase domain-containing protein, translated as MTELTLRLKEGDTETTIAVDQGIFTIGRLPECNLYLPFAGVSRNHARLMKTADGVWTIEDLGSKNGTQVNKYLINCPQELHHGDIVWLGNVSLVVMLTSAVAQSISEYHASSENNEQRTILHNVEQLQQQWIAADSKDGNISNKDKTIARLKDLVDIAKNLCAAASIEEIFSQVQQVVFRYLDSIDRLGLLIDVNGCGQLELVNAATRNISQQKHLPSDGSWISRSICQKVFDEKVVIQTADTHQDERFASEQSILVKGIRSAMAVPLWDENKVVGVLYADANLSSYHWANEGEEELSFFSALANLVASSVQRWLLVEKLKTEEMIRHRLERYHSPAVVQQLISVGGLPGGRLAPAESEISILFADLVGFTAISERLTPTAIAQLLNNLFEEMLKEVFTCGGTLDKYIGDCIMAFFGAPEPQADHADRAVTAAKGMLTRLEHLNANGFWHEPLQLRIAINSGKAVVGDVGSSQRVDYTALGATINLAARMEAVCPPSECVISQATHKMLSLPEDFQEMGDYRFKGIDRLVKVYQTNLQQVPTIIGY; from the coding sequence ATGACTGAACTCACGCTACGCCTAAAAGAGGGAGATACGGAGACAACGATCGCAGTCGATCAAGGTATATTCACAATTGGTCGTTTGCCGGAATGTAACTTGTACTTACCTTTTGCTGGAGTCTCCCGCAACCATGCTCGCCTGATGAAAACAGCAGACGGTGTGTGGACTATTGAGGATCTGGGCAGCAAAAACGGGACGCAAGTCAATAAATATCTGATTAACTGTCCCCAAGAGTTGCATCATGGTGATATCGTTTGGTTGGGCAATGTTAGCCTGGTAGTAATGCTCACAAGCGCTGTTGCTCAATCGATATCTGAGTATCACGCAAGTTCGGAAAATAATGAGCAGAGAACAATTCTGCACAATGTCGAACAATTACAACAGCAATGGATTGCAGCTGATAGCAAGGATGGGAATATCAGCAATAAGGACAAAACCATTGCCCGTCTCAAAGACTTAGTGGACATAGCGAAAAATCTCTGTGCAGCGGCATCTATAGAAGAAATTTTTTCTCAAGTGCAGCAAGTAGTTTTTCGTTACCTTGATAGTATTGATCGCTTGGGACTATTAATTGATGTTAATGGTTGCGGTCAATTAGAGTTAGTGAACGCAGCTACGAGAAATATTTCCCAACAAAAACATCTACCCTCAGATGGAAGTTGGATCAGTCGGAGTATCTGTCAAAAGGTATTTGACGAAAAAGTTGTGATTCAAACCGCCGATACCCATCAGGATGAACGGTTTGCTAGTGAACAGAGTATTTTAGTCAAAGGCATTCGTAGCGCGATGGCAGTGCCTTTATGGGATGAAAATAAAGTTGTAGGCGTACTCTATGCCGATGCCAATCTTTCTTCTTACCATTGGGCAAATGAAGGCGAGGAAGAACTCAGCTTTTTTTCGGCTTTAGCAAACCTTGTAGCTTCGAGTGTGCAGCGTTGGCTATTGGTAGAGAAACTCAAAACTGAAGAGATGATTCGTCACCGATTAGAACGCTATCATTCTCCAGCAGTTGTGCAGCAGTTGATTTCTGTAGGCGGATTACCGGGTGGCCGTTTAGCACCAGCCGAGAGCGAAATCAGTATCTTATTTGCAGATTTAGTAGGTTTTACAGCAATTTCTGAACGGTTAACACCAACTGCGATCGCTCAACTATTAAATAATTTATTTGAAGAAATGCTAAAAGAAGTGTTTACTTGCGGCGGCACTTTAGATAAATATATTGGCGATTGTATTATGGCATTTTTTGGCGCTCCAGAACCGCAAGCAGATCACGCCGATCGCGCTGTTACTGCTGCCAAAGGAATGCTCACTCGTCTCGAACATTTAAATGCCAATGGTTTTTGGCACGAACCCCTGCAATTACGGATTGCTATCAATAGCGGTAAGGCTGTTGTGGGAGATGTCGGTAGTTCCCAAAGGGTAGATTATACGGCATTAGGCGCGACGATTAATCTTGCTGCTCGGATGGAAGCAGTTTGTCCCCCTAGTGAATGTGTGATTAGTCAAGCCACTCATAAAATGCTTTCACTACCTGAAGACTTCCAAGAAATGGGAGACTATCGTTTCAAAGGTATTGATCGATTAGTTAAGGTTTATCAGACAAATTTGCAGCAAGTGCCAACAATTATTGGCTATTAG
- a CDS encoding phosphotransferase yields the protein MNSPSAHPLIDEVTLTTVVRRILDSKTATLGEWHSEAIAHHIVNNVTAGLQRITGIANNGSEQLSWSVILKILHLQPENAGSIFNSSKDPTHWNYWQREALIYTSGILNNLTDDLVAPRCFAVTEPSPNVVWLWLEDIQGSPGTIWPLERFGVAARHLGYLQGSYVMAQLLPSELWLSRDWHRAWVSNIDSTALEALREPAVWQHPLLKQIFSPDIGDRVMDLWSDRYILLDAVDKAPHTLCHFDITPNNLFSRRNADGNDQTVLIDWSFVGYGVLGEDIINLVLDSVFLLFVDSSSLILLEKLVLEGYLTGLRSAGWNGDERVVRFTYAAFAALHFGLIAGRLLKLVQNESRHSWLEQRFGRTFDEIITSRAIAITHGLELADEARLLLPSLFVIK from the coding sequence ATGAATTCACCTTCCGCGCATCCGCTAATTGATGAGGTGACATTAACGACCGTTGTCCGTCGTATACTCGACAGTAAAACTGCCACTTTGGGCGAATGGCACTCCGAAGCGATCGCTCACCATATTGTTAATAACGTTACAGCCGGTTTGCAGCGCATTACTGGTATTGCTAACAATGGCAGCGAACAATTATCTTGGTCGGTAATTCTGAAGATTTTGCACCTACAACCAGAAAATGCTGGCTCTATTTTCAATTCCTCTAAAGACCCCACACACTGGAATTACTGGCAGCGTGAGGCGTTGATATATACGTCAGGAATCCTCAATAATTTGACTGACGACTTAGTAGCCCCCCGTTGTTTCGCGGTTACAGAACCGTCTCCTAATGTCGTCTGGCTGTGGCTAGAGGATATTCAGGGCAGTCCCGGCACTATTTGGCCCCTGGAGCGCTTTGGTGTGGCAGCCCGTCACCTTGGCTATTTACAAGGCAGCTATGTAATGGCGCAATTATTGCCTTCTGAGCTTTGGCTGAGTCGTGACTGGCATCGAGCATGGGTATCTAATATCGATAGTACTGCTTTAGAAGCGTTGCGAGAACCTGCTGTATGGCAGCACCCGCTATTAAAACAGATATTTTCCCCAGATATCGGCGATCGCGTCATGGACTTGTGGAGCGATCGCTATATCCTTCTCGATGCTGTGGACAAAGCACCCCATACACTCTGCCACTTTGATATTACGCCCAACAACTTGTTTTCTCGACGTAACGCAGATGGCAATGACCAGACTGTTCTCATCGATTGGTCTTTTGTTGGCTATGGTGTCTTGGGAGAAGACATCATAAATTTGGTGCTGGACAGCGTTTTCTTGTTGTTCGTCGATAGTTCATCACTGATACTCTTGGAAAAACTTGTGCTTGAGGGTTACTTAACGGGGTTGCGTTCTGCTGGGTGGAATGGGGATGAACGTGTTGTGCGCTTTACTTATGCTGCTTTCGCGGCACTTCATTTTGGTCTAATCGCAGGGAGGCTGTTAAAGCTAGTGCAAAACGAATCTCGTCATAGCTGGCTAGAGCAACGCTTTGGGCGAACTTTTGACGAGATTATCACATCAAGAGCGATCGCTATTACTCATGGATTAGAATTGGCAGACGAAGCCAGATTATTGCTTCCTTCGCTTTTTGTAATTAAGTAA
- a CDS encoding IS982 family transposase — protein MTIIIAFHQNHYRNFKHFYLNQVKQQWSSAFPGLPSYQRFIEWMPSTLIPLCVYLKHCFGQCTGIGFIDSTCLKVCHNRRISRHKVFEGLAARGKTYVDWFFGFKLHLVVNEFGQLLNVSLTPGNVDDRQPVPDLLSGLFGKIFADRGYVSQKLASQLLQDFGIEFFAKPRRNMKNKLMRLHDKLLSRKRSIIETINDQLKNISQIEHSRHRSPVNFCVNVLCGLRDFQIKKYPKVDSKILSISLHSVFSASLWFVYLDNLFLGNP, from the coding sequence ATGACAATTATCATCGCTTTTCATCAAAATCACTACCGGAATTTCAAGCATTTTTATTTAAATCAAGTAAAACAGCAGTGGAGTTCTGCGTTTCCAGGTCTTCCTTCTTATCAACGATTTATTGAATGGATGCCATCAACCTTGATACCTTTGTGTGTCTATCTGAAGCATTGTTTTGGACAATGTACGGGTATCGGTTTTATCGATTCAACTTGTTTGAAGGTATGTCATAATCGTCGTATTTCTAGGCATAAGGTTTTTGAAGGTTTAGCCGCCCGTGGCAAGACTTATGTGGATTGGTTTTTTGGTTTTAAGCTGCATCTGGTCGTCAATGAGTTTGGTCAACTCTTAAATGTATCTCTGACTCCTGGTAATGTTGATGACCGTCAGCCAGTACCCGATTTACTGAGTGGTCTGTTTGGCAAAATCTTTGCCGATAGAGGTTATGTTTCCCAAAAACTCGCTTCTCAACTTTTACAAGACTTCGGAATTGAATTTTTTGCCAAACCCCGTCGCAATATGAAGAATAAGCTAATGCGTCTTCATGACAAGCTTTTGTCCCGTAAACGCTCAATTATTGAGACGATTAACGACCAACTCAAGAACATTTCTCAGATTGAACATTCCAGACACCGAAGCCCCGTTAATTTTTGCGTTAACGTTCTTTGCGGATTAAGGGACTTCCAAATAAAAAAATATCCCAAAGTCGATAGCAAAATTCTCTCTATTTCCCTTCACTCTGTGTTCTCTGCGTCTCTGTGGTTTGTTTATTTGGATAATTTATTTCTTGGAAATCCCTAA
- a CDS encoding IS630 family transposase, whose product MAGRQKTYKVQLTEEEKELLQQQANARKTGQSKGKRAKIILTTAENSDWTDAQIAQNIGCSQALVRKWRKRWCQTRSLEEAPRPGRPRIFEAIIRAKVTAFALRVAAGIACSNPRDFDLPLARWSCSDIAAHLVMLGIVVSIATSTVWRWLKSERIKPWRFHTWMHRIDDNFVAKATPVLKLYAQAKFLIKAGFWVVCVDEKTSIQARSGLHPNIGAGVKQPVHFAARYARKGATHLFAALSVADGLIYGCCRPTKTFLDFQGFLLEVLIPEAIRRGMRHIYLILDNGSTHAPKQLQAWLNQKQKEDGWNFTVEVVWLPKYASWLDQIEIWFSILQRKLLTPNDFPDLKTLQQRITDFIVRHNDSAQPIKWSYTVAQMMEKFATN is encoded by the coding sequence ATGGCTGGTCGGCAAAAAACCTACAAGGTGCAGCTAACAGAAGAGGAAAAAGAACTGTTGCAGCAGCAAGCGAATGCCCGAAAAACAGGGCAAAGCAAAGGCAAACGAGCCAAAATAATACTTACAACTGCTGAAAATTCAGATTGGACAGATGCTCAAATTGCTCAAAATATCGGCTGTTCACAAGCCCTTGTTCGGAAATGGCGCAAACGTTGGTGTCAAACTCGTAGTCTAGAAGAAGCACCCCGTCCAGGTCGTCCTCGGATATTTGAAGCAATTATACGAGCAAAAGTTACTGCGTTCGCGCTTCGCGTTGCCGCAGGCATCGCTTGCAGCAACCCAAGGGATTTTGATCTTCCCTTGGCGAGGTGGAGTTGTAGCGATATTGCAGCACATCTAGTCATGCTAGGCATTGTAGTATCCATAGCGACTTCAACAGTCTGGCGATGGCTAAAATCTGAGCGGATAAAACCTTGGCGGTTTCATACTTGGATGCATCGGATTGATGATAATTTTGTTGCAAAAGCAACCCCTGTACTTAAACTGTATGCTCAGGCAAAATTTTTGATTAAAGCTGGATTCTGGGTGGTATGTGTGGATGAAAAAACTTCCATCCAAGCACGATCCGGCTTACATCCAAATATTGGGGCAGGTGTCAAACAACCAGTTCACTTTGCAGCCAGATATGCCCGAAAAGGAGCAACACATCTTTTTGCGGCTTTGAGCGTTGCTGATGGTCTGATTTATGGTTGTTGTCGCCCAACAAAAACATTCCTTGATTTTCAAGGATTTCTTTTAGAAGTATTGATACCAGAAGCCATTCGTCGGGGTATGCGCCATATTTATTTAATCCTTGACAACGGCTCTACCCATGCCCCAAAACAATTACAGGCTTGGTTGAATCAGAAGCAAAAAGAAGACGGTTGGAATTTTACGGTGGAAGTGGTCTGGCTACCAAAATATGCTTCATGGTTAGATCAAATTGAAATTTGGTTCAGCATTTTACAACGTAAATTACTGACTCCAAATGATTTTCCTGACCTCAAGACCTTACAGCAACGTATAACTGATTTCATCGTCCGTCACAATGATTCAGCCCAACCAATCAAATGGTCATATACAGTAGCCCAGATGATGGAGAAATTCGCTACGAATTAA
- a CDS encoding CoA-binding protein, which yields MNLTPESKVIIQGFCEFISGTHVAQMQAYGTNLVAGVNPGCGGQELHGLPVFDLVEEVIKQFGVIDTTIICVDPYDVLDAALEAIASHISQIIIITAGVPPLDMVQLLRKAEACETLVIGPNSPGIIVPGKILLGTQPSEFYTPGAVGIVSRSSTLTYEVAYELTKAGLGQSISVSIGSDAIVGSSFLQWLQILDEDETTEAIVLVGQPGGGSEEAAARYIAEAIDKPVIAYIAGRQAPPGKSWRQTGTLATVIGRDPNFGTAQSKLAALKEAEVPVAERPSQIPELLRKEID from the coding sequence ATGAACCTAACGCCAGAAAGTAAAGTAATAATTCAAGGCTTTTGTGAATTTATATCAGGCACTCATGTTGCTCAAATGCAAGCTTATGGTACGAATTTGGTAGCAGGTGTCAATCCGGGATGTGGCGGACAGGAACTGCATGGACTGCCAGTATTTGACTTAGTAGAGGAGGTAATAAAACAATTTGGGGTAATTGACACAACAATTATCTGTGTAGATCCTTACGACGTTCTAGATGCTGCATTAGAAGCGATCGCATCTCATATTAGCCAGATTATTATTATCACTGCTGGCGTGCCACCTTTGGATATGGTGCAATTACTCCGCAAAGCCGAAGCCTGTGAAACTTTGGTAATCGGGCCTAACAGTCCGGGGATCATTGTGCCAGGAAAAATTCTTTTAGGCACTCAACCTAGTGAGTTTTATACTCCTGGGGCAGTGGGAATCGTTAGTCGTAGTAGCACTCTCACCTACGAAGTTGCTTACGAATTAACAAAAGCAGGTTTGGGGCAGTCGATTAGTGTCAGTATTGGTAGTGATGCGATCGTTGGTTCCTCCTTTCTCCAATGGTTGCAAATTCTGGATGAGGATGAAACTACAGAGGCGATCGTTTTAGTCGGTCAACCAGGTGGTGGTAGTGAAGAAGCAGCAGCCCGGTATATTGCTGAAGCAATTGATAAACCAGTAATTGCCTACATTGCAGGTAGACAAGCGCCACCAGGAAAAAGTTGGCGGCAAACAGGGACTTTAGCAACGGTTATCGGACGCGATCCTAACTTTGGCACAGCCCAAAGTAAATTAGCTGCTTTAAAAGAAGCAGAAGTTCCAGTAGCTGAACGCCCTTCTCAGATTCCAGAATTATTGAGAAAGGAAATTGATTAA
- a CDS encoding succinate--CoA ligase subunit beta — MDLLEYQVKEWFGKIGIPVLPSQRIDHPTDLKRLKIRFPIVLKSQVHGAERAKAGGVRFAETTIDAIAAAQNIFSLPIWGELPEVVLAESQYDANQEFYLAVVLDTAVCRPVLLGCKEADIDWESAGEKMHHVVVEQEFSPFYARRLALKMGLQGTLMQSVSSVLEKMYHLFVQKDLDLVEINPLAVSANGQVMALNGKVRINERAIKRHPDLAEMAAKIISRHTSTEINGILGDWDGVKMHGKIGILGNGTGSVMATLDLVANAGGNPGVCLNLRHAFLTDTTPTTFRDRLETGLKILEADKSIQVILINFLGSIPQTEEVVEVIARVVEQDNSELESQVVRSNGSKSRQVQHFTPLVIRLAGSEFDAARKYLATLKTHSNALLVVENLDEAVAAAVRLAKPTANKK; from the coding sequence ATGGATTTATTAGAGTATCAAGTTAAAGAATGGTTTGGGAAGATAGGCATTCCGGTCTTGCCCTCCCAACGGATTGACCATCCTACAGATTTGAAACGTTTAAAAATTCGCTTTCCGATTGTGCTGAAATCTCAAGTACATGGAGCAGAGCGGGCAAAAGCGGGTGGAGTCAGGTTTGCCGAAACGACAATTGATGCGATCGCAGCTGCTCAAAATATTTTTAGTCTACCAATATGGGGCGAATTGCCAGAAGTGGTGCTGGCAGAATCCCAATACGATGCGAACCAGGAATTTTATCTAGCGGTAGTTTTAGACACTGCTGTCTGCCGACCAGTACTTTTAGGTTGTAAAGAAGCAGACATCGATTGGGAATCTGCTGGGGAAAAAATGCACCATGTTGTCGTGGAACAGGAATTTTCGCCATTTTATGCCCGAAGACTGGCTTTGAAAATGGGTTTACAAGGGACGCTGATGCAGTCGGTAAGCAGCGTTTTGGAGAAGATGTACCACTTATTTGTGCAAAAAGACCTGGATTTAGTCGAAATAAATCCCTTGGCAGTCAGTGCTAATGGTCAAGTTATGGCTCTTAATGGTAAAGTCAGGATTAACGAACGGGCAATCAAGCGTCATCCAGACCTGGCTGAGATGGCTGCAAAAATTATCAGCCGTCATACCAGTACTGAAATTAATGGTATTTTAGGTGACTGGGATGGTGTAAAAATGCACGGTAAAATCGGTATTTTAGGTAATGGTACTGGTTCAGTGATGGCAACTTTGGATTTAGTCGCCAATGCTGGTGGCAATCCAGGTGTTTGTTTAAATTTACGTCATGCTTTCCTCACAGATACAACACCAACTACCTTCCGCGATCGCCTAGAGACAGGTCTGAAAATCCTGGAAGCTGACAAAAGCATTCAAGTAATACTAATAAACTTTCTGGGTAGCATTCCTCAAACTGAGGAAGTGGTTGAAGTTATAGCCAGAGTTGTAGAGCAAGACAACAGTGAACTTGAATCACAAGTTGTACGTTCTAATGGTAGTAAAAGTCGTCAAGTACAGCATTTTACACCCTTAGTTATCCGTCTTGCTGGTTCTGAATTTGATGCTGCTAGAAAATATTTAGCAACACTAAAAACCCACAGCAATGCGCTACTCGTGGTAGAAAATTTAGATGAGGCAGTAGCGGCAGCAGTTCGTCTTGCTAAACCAACTGCTAATAAAAAGTAG